In Brevibacillus brevis NBRC 100599, a single genomic region encodes these proteins:
- a CDS encoding phosphatidylglycerophosphatase A family protein has translation MKKQVHSIEVRNAALARLAERGVTLDDIAEIVYLMQSPYHPDLTMAQCIESVKAVLEKREMQHAILVGVELDTLAEKGLLSEPLQSIIASDEGLFGCDETLALGSVFGYGSIAVTTFGHLDKHKVGVIKRLDTKSGEGRVHTFLDDLVASVAANASSRMAHRMRDEQEAELAQNEASKQ, from the coding sequence ATGAAGAAGCAAGTACACAGCATCGAAGTCAGAAACGCTGCTCTCGCACGTTTGGCAGAACGCGGAGTGACGTTGGATGATATCGCAGAGATCGTCTATCTCATGCAGTCGCCGTACCATCCAGATCTCACAATGGCGCAGTGCATCGAGAGCGTGAAAGCGGTCTTGGAAAAAAGGGAAATGCAGCACGCCATCCTGGTTGGCGTTGAGTTGGATACGTTAGCAGAGAAAGGCCTCTTGTCCGAGCCGCTCCAATCCATCATTGCGTCAGATGAAGGACTATTCGGATGCGACGAAACATTGGCGCTAGGCTCCGTATTTGGATATGGAAGTATCGCGGTGACCACCTTTGGGCATTTGGATAAGCACAAGGTCGGGGTGATTAAAAGGCTTGATACCAAGTCGGGAGAGGGACGTGTTCACACGTTTTTGGACGACCTCGTGGCGAGTGTGGCGGCCAATGCGTCTAGCCGCATGGCCCATCGGATGAGAGATGAGCAGGAGGCCGAGTTGGCACAAAATGAGGCGTCGAAGCAATAG